A genomic stretch from Edaphobacter aggregans includes:
- a CDS encoding ATP-binding protein has translation MPRSWFQRPLRLLASAIIIALVAIIAYGAHAKSFAAGFLFLFPIMLIAFGWGFVEASIASVLAVGCLDYFFTEPLFHFYMTDPQDWVALVGFGTIVLVVSQFADRLKRHATEASMQRVQVEKLYRMSRDILLLNRRTAIGPQLVQLILEAFDLDGVSLWDAREPRLDVAGKRLIPEGEIRATYIRQRHGVDVVNGKFMRVLLLGSRAIGAIGLVCKTAEGSIDGQTIDAITSLTALALERWHSFKSESEAEAAKQNEQLRSAVLDGLSHAFKTPLTTIQGASSGLLEIGPLGLAQEELVALINEEAIRLSELTTQALQTARIDSADLRVSKEAVQVQSLLEDISEQCSQHLSSHLMRVQDEMTNKCVWADGRLLKLALLELVDNASKYADAEAPITLRASLIGPDITFSVQNEGSYIAPEERLRIFRRFYRSPGSQYRAAGTGIGLSFVKRIAEAHSGHVWVESGREIGTTFFFSLPTSF, from the coding sequence ATGCCCAGATCATGGTTTCAGCGTCCTTTGCGTTTACTGGCCAGCGCGATAATCATTGCGCTAGTGGCGATCATCGCGTATGGCGCCCATGCGAAATCATTCGCCGCGGGCTTTCTGTTCTTGTTCCCCATCATGTTGATTGCTTTCGGATGGGGCTTCGTTGAGGCAAGTATTGCGTCCGTGCTAGCAGTCGGCTGCTTGGATTATTTCTTCACCGAACCGCTTTTTCACTTTTATATGACGGACCCACAAGACTGGGTTGCGCTTGTCGGTTTCGGGACGATCGTTCTCGTTGTCAGCCAGTTTGCTGATCGTCTGAAACGGCATGCGACTGAAGCTAGTATGCAGCGTGTGCAGGTTGAGAAGTTATATCGCATGAGCAGAGACATTCTTCTGCTAAATCGGCGAACCGCAATTGGGCCGCAACTCGTTCAACTTATTCTTGAAGCATTCGATCTTGACGGGGTGTCGCTGTGGGATGCTCGAGAGCCACGGCTGGATGTTGCAGGAAAGAGACTCATTCCCGAAGGTGAAATCCGCGCAACTTACATTCGCCAGCGACATGGTGTGGATGTTGTCAATGGCAAATTCATGCGTGTCTTGCTTCTAGGCAGTAGGGCTATCGGCGCAATCGGCTTGGTGTGCAAGACCGCTGAGGGCAGCATTGATGGTCAAACCATTGACGCTATTACTTCGTTGACTGCTCTAGCGTTAGAGCGGTGGCATTCGTTTAAGTCAGAGAGTGAGGCCGAAGCTGCGAAACAGAACGAACAACTGCGCTCTGCAGTGCTGGATGGGTTGTCACATGCGTTCAAGACTCCTTTAACTACGATTCAGGGAGCGAGTTCCGGACTGCTGGAGATTGGGCCCCTTGGCTTAGCGCAAGAAGAACTTGTGGCCCTCATCAATGAGGAGGCGATTCGCCTGAGCGAATTGACAACGCAGGCGCTCCAAACCGCCAGAATAGACAGCGCAGACCTCAGGGTGAGCAAAGAAGCAGTCCAAGTCCAATCGCTGCTGGAAGATATATCTGAACAATGTTCGCAACATTTATCGTCACATCTGATGCGTGTCCAAGACGAGATGACAAACAAATGTGTCTGGGCGGATGGGCGTCTGCTGAAGCTCGCGTTGCTTGAGTTAGTAGACAACGCTTCAAAATATGCCGACGCCGAAGCACCGATTACATTGCGCGCGTCACTGATTGGACCTGACATCACCTTCAGCGTGCAAAACGAAGGATCGTACATCGCCCCTGAAGAGAGACTTCGCATATTTCGACGCTTCTATCGATCACCAGGCTCGCAGTATCGAGCCGCAGGAACAGGTATCGGGCTGTCTTTCGTCAAGCGAATTGCTGAAGCGCATTCTGGCCATGTGTGGGTCGAGAGCGGACGTGAGATCGGCACAACTTTCTTCTTTTCACTCCCAACATCTTTCTAG
- a CDS encoding response regulator transcription factor, whose product MNQFDGRVLIVEDDSSVRRALRTTLDALGFDIGEASNGEEALQRLRMVDYEAVVLDINMPGIGGIETCRRIRRVFTRLPILVLTVRDSEDDKVEALEAGADDYVIKPFQIRELVARIRSAIRRFRAPESPSEMPITIRDIVLDPVRRRVERSGVEVRLTPREFDALQVLMEHAGRPITHSRLLAALRGPGSGDDREYLRVLIGQLRKKLVDNAIDPEYIVTDSYIGYRFRDA is encoded by the coding sequence TTGAACCAATTTGATGGAAGAGTATTGATTGTTGAGGACGATTCGTCCGTGAGACGTGCCCTGCGCACTACGCTCGATGCTCTTGGTTTCGATATAGGTGAGGCGAGTAATGGAGAAGAAGCCCTTCAACGCTTGCGAATGGTCGACTATGAAGCAGTTGTGCTCGACATCAATATGCCTGGCATCGGAGGCATAGAAACTTGTCGGCGAATCCGTCGGGTCTTCACCAGACTTCCAATTCTTGTACTAACTGTACGAGACAGCGAGGACGACAAAGTTGAGGCACTCGAGGCGGGGGCGGATGACTATGTCATTAAACCGTTTCAAATCCGGGAACTGGTCGCAAGAATCCGGAGTGCGATCCGTAGATTTCGTGCACCTGAATCTCCGTCAGAGATGCCAATTACGATCCGCGACATCGTGCTTGACCCTGTACGCCGTCGGGTCGAGCGCAGTGGAGTTGAAGTGCGGCTTACTCCGCGAGAGTTCGACGCGTTGCAAGTTCTGATGGAACACGCGGGTCGTCCCATCACACATTCACGACTCCTGGCAGCTTTGCGCGGCCCAGGCTCGGGAGATGATCGTGAATACTTGCGTGTGCTAATCGGTCAACTTCGCAAAAAACTAGTAGACAATGCTATTGATCCTGAATACATAGTGACTGATAGCTATATTGGGTATCGCTTTCGCGATGCCTAG
- a CDS encoding recombinase family protein — protein sequence MTQALIYTRVSSREQEQEGFSLGAQAKLLKDYAERNGFKIVAAFEDVETAKATGRMQFGDIW from the coding sequence ATGACCCAGGCCCTGATCTACACCCGCGTATCGAGCCGCGAACAGGAGCAGGAAGGATTCTCTCTCGGAGCGCAAGCAAAACTCCTGAAGGACTATGCGGAACGAAACGGTTTCAAAATTGTTGCGGCCTTCGAAGACGTAGAGACGGCCAAAGCAACTGGCCGCATGCAATTTGGCGATATATGGTGA
- a CDS encoding recombinase family protein: protein MVTYLKRNRSCRILLVEKTDRLYRNLRDAVTVEELDIEVHLVKEGQIVSKDSKSQAKLIHGIHLVMARNYSENLREEAKKGMLEKASQGGFPGLAPFGYRNNKAERTIEIDPVDSLIVSRLFALYATGSHTLSTLKKTIHAEAGKKLSRGNIHLILKNRFYIGFFEWGGQTYPGIHPLFVNRSVFDQVQSLLTGHNRPKPSKREIAFRGLMQCSYDGCLLTGDVQKEKYVYYRCTGHRGKCELPRFREDDISNRLGEPLKALQVPQEVVLQIVSALREDQRRAASKIITERSRLELRLTGIRNRMDSAYADKLDGKIPEDFWERKMTDWRMEEQQIKMAMDGLSSAETGDRALDAQRIFELANKVYSLYVSQDSTEKAKSLKMLFSNCSVDAVSVTPTYRKPFDMIFKRAVLEEWSGRLDSN from the coding sequence ATGGTGACATATCTCAAACGGAACCGGTCATGCCGAATCTTGCTGGTGGAGAAAACCGATCGGCTTTACCGGAATCTGCGTGATGCCGTGACTGTCGAGGAGCTCGATATCGAGGTCCATCTCGTAAAGGAAGGCCAAATCGTATCGAAGGACTCGAAATCCCAAGCAAAACTTATTCACGGCATTCATCTAGTCATGGCGCGGAACTATTCCGAGAATCTGCGCGAGGAAGCAAAGAAAGGGATGCTAGAGAAGGCCTCACAAGGCGGTTTTCCCGGTCTCGCACCGTTTGGATACCGGAACAACAAAGCGGAGCGCACCATCGAAATCGATCCGGTTGATTCTCTCATCGTGAGCCGATTGTTTGCACTGTACGCAACCGGTTCGCATACGCTCTCCACCCTCAAGAAAACAATCCACGCGGAAGCCGGTAAAAAGCTGAGTCGCGGCAATATTCACTTGATACTGAAAAATCGGTTTTATATCGGTTTTTTCGAGTGGGGTGGACAGACCTATCCCGGTATCCATCCGCTGTTCGTAAACCGGTCGGTCTTTGACCAAGTGCAATCGCTTCTAACCGGTCACAACCGGCCAAAGCCTTCCAAGCGGGAGATTGCCTTCCGTGGACTCATGCAATGCTCCTATGACGGTTGCCTGCTAACCGGCGACGTTCAGAAAGAGAAGTATGTCTACTATCGCTGCACCGGACATCGGGGCAAGTGCGAACTTCCCCGCTTCCGGGAGGACGACATTTCCAATCGGTTGGGAGAGCCGCTGAAGGCACTCCAGGTGCCTCAGGAGGTCGTCTTGCAGATCGTCTCCGCCTTACGCGAGGATCAGCGTCGTGCAGCGAGCAAAATCATCACCGAGCGGTCTCGTCTGGAGTTACGGCTGACCGGTATACGCAATCGGATGGACAGCGCATACGCAGACAAACTTGACGGCAAGATCCCAGAAGACTTCTGGGAACGCAAGATGACCGATTGGAGGATGGAAGAACAGCAGATCAAGATGGCGATGGATGGCCTGAGTAGTGCCGAAACCGGTGACCGGGCTTTGGACGCTCAGAGAATCTTCGAACTCGCGAATAAGGTCTATTCGCTGTATGTTTCGCAAGATTCGACCGAAAAGGCCAAATCGCTCAAAATGCTATTTTCGAACTGCTCTGTGGACGCCGTAAGTGTAACGCCTACATACAGAAAGCCCTTCGACATGATATTCAAAAGAGCTGTTTTGGAAGAATGGTCGGGACGACTAGATTCGAACTAG